In Cyanobacterium sp. T60_A2020_053, the genomic stretch TGCTCAGGATGAAGGTGAAAGTAGTAATGATTTAAAATTTCTGACTGGGATACGGTTAATATTTTAAATTATATATAGTGAAAGGTGGGCATTCCCCACCCTACTTTTTAATTTTAGCTTTGATTATGTCCTTCGTGATTTTCTTTTTTATTATCTTTAGTTGATTGATGATTCATGTTACATTTAGATTTATCTTTTTCTCGACAATGAGAATGTCCTTCATGACTTAATACTGGCGAAGTTTTGATAGTGAAACTAAACGTAAGTCCTGTTAAAAATAACAGGGAAATTAATAGTTTGTTCATAATTTAGTAATCTTTTACTTAAACAATAGTAGCTATTATAGCGTTTTTCATAGTTACGAGGTACAAAAATAAAATTAAAGTTTTCCTAATTAAAGGATTTTAGCGTACCTCACAAGGGTAAAAATTGCTATATAATTATGAAATGACCATGAAAAATTATTTTTGTATATTTAAATTTGATAAACTATCCTAGGAGTTCAAAAACTATGGCTTTATTTACTAATCAAAAACAATTACGTCGTTTACATCGGTTTCTAGCGCCCTTCACCGTGATACCAATATTAATAACTCTTTTTACAGGAGTCTTTTTTGAGTTGGCGGTAACAGTAGATAAATTTGATGAATTTTCATGGTTATTATCATGGCATCGAGGCGATTTTGGTATTTTAGATTTATCTAAATTTTATCCTTTTTTGAATGCCTTAGGTTTATTTTTTTTGGCAATTTCTGGGATTAGTTTATGGTGGCAAAATAATTTTAAATCGAGAAAGAAAAAAACATCTTCACAAAATGATTAAATATATTAGTTTTTAAACTGCCCATCATGGTTAAGTCTTCATTATTTAAGTTATTTACCGATCACCAATATCAACATTATCGGTAGCACCAAAAATCGCTTCATAATGAAGATAATATTTAAACTCAAGAATATTATAAGCTGGGTCTTGTATAAAAACCGTGTGATGTTCGGTAATTTCCCCAGCAAATCTCAATCGTGGCGGTTGATAAAATTCGATTTGATGGGTTTCACAGCGCCCGACTAACTCAAACCAAGCGCCCTCCGCCGTAAAAATTAAACCAAAATGACGGGGATATATGCCTTTCGGTGGCAATAATTGTCAATTATTCATTTTCTCCATCAACTTCCAAAGCAGGATAAGTAACTAATGCTGGTTGTAAACCTAACAGAGAGCGAATTTTTAACCAAGCCCATTCCTGCCACCAACCCACAATACCACTAGGTAAAACAGTTACCACAATTAAAAATAGCGCCCCTTGAAAAAATAACCAAATCTCAGGAAAACTCTCACTCAAAAGACTTTCCCCATAACGTACCAAAACAGTACCCAAAATCGCACCAATAAGGGTACCTCTACCACCTACAGCCACCCAAATCACCATTTCGATAGAAAAAGCTACATCCATGCTGGTAGGGGTAATAATGCCCGTTTGTACAGTATAAAGCGCCCCTGACAACCCAGCCAGCGCCCCTGATAGTGCAAAAACCAACACCTTAAAACCAGTGGGATTGTAACCTGAAAAACGCACCCTCATTTCATCATCACGAATAGCCACCAGTAAGCGCCCGAATCTGCCTTGAGTCAACCAACGACAGAGAAAATAAACCAAAATCAGCATGACAATGGTAATTTCATAAAAAGCGATTTGAGCGGATGTAGAGCCGACTAACACCCCAAAAATCTTCTCTGTATCAGTCTTTAAACCGTTTGTACCATTGATTAACTGCTGTTGTCCATTGAAAAAGTTAAAAAAGACGATTAAAGCTGCCTGAGTCAAAATTGAAAAATAAACGCCCTTAATACGATTACGAAAAACTAAATATCCCAACAATCCTGCCACAATACCGGGAATTACCACTAAAGCTACTAAAGTAAAAGGAAAACTGTTGAAAGGTTGCCATGCCCAAGGTAATTCTTTAACACCGTAGAGAGTGAAAAAAGAGGGTAATTGACCTTCTGGTAATTGCAAATTGAGATACATGGCAAAAGCATAACCGCCAAGACTGAAAAAGATACCATGACCTAAACTTAATAAGCCTGTATAACCCCAAATTAAATCAATGCCTAACGCTGTAATAGCCAAAGCCAAAAATCTGCCCATTAACCTCAAACGAAAGGGAGACAAAACAAAGGGAAATACAACGGCGAAAATGAGGATGATTACAGCAGTGATACCCAACTTGAGCCAAAAACTGCGTTTATTCATTTTTTCTTTGATTGGTGGAGTTAGCCGTACCATGAACTAGATAAAATCAAACCGTTTACGGTGGCAAGTTTAGCTTAAAAAAAACCTTTTTAAAAGTTTATAGTGAACAAAAATACACAATGAAAAGGGCAAAGGGCAAAGGGCAAGGGGCAAAGGTAAATTTAAAGATAGCTTGAACTATGATTAAATTTGCTTACGTATTAAAAGACAAGGTTTTAAACCTTTTATTCTTCGATAAAAAGTGATTATTTGCCTAAAGTCTTTAATTTATAAGCCTTTAAACCTTTGCCCTTTGTTCTTTTAACTTTTCCCTTTAAAAACCTTTGCCCTTTGCCCTTTTAACTTTTCCCTTCGATCAATCCTAATTAACTGCAATTTCTTTAAAACGAATTTCATCCCGGTGAGGATCACAATAAGCTACTTGTAATTTGAAGTTTTCCCCTAATTTTAGTGGTCGATCGGCTCGATAAGGAAATTCTAAACCAATATCTTCTAGTAAAATTAAAGCTAAAAACTCATCTTCTCGTAA encodes the following:
- the urtC gene encoding urea ABC transporter permease subunit UrtC — encoded protein: MVRLTPPIKEKMNKRSFWLKLGITAVIILIFAVVFPFVLSPFRLRLMGRFLALAITALGIDLIWGYTGLLSLGHGIFFSLGGYAFAMYLNLQLPEGQLPSFFTLYGVKELPWAWQPFNSFPFTLVALVVIPGIVAGLLGYLVFRNRIKGVYFSILTQAALIVFFNFFNGQQQLINGTNGLKTDTEKIFGVLVGSTSAQIAFYEITIVMLILVYFLCRWLTQGRFGRLLVAIRDDEMRVRFSGYNPTGFKVLVFALSGALAGLSGALYTVQTGIITPTSMDVAFSIEMVIWVAVGGRGTLIGAILGTVLVRYGESLLSESFPEIWLFFQGALFLIVVTVLPSGIVGWWQEWAWLKIRSLLGLQPALVTYPALEVDGENE